The Caldisericum sp. nucleotide sequence ATACCTCTTGACTTTCTTTGAACATATGCTATAATGTGCATATGAGCAAATATACTAATGTAATGAAAGCGCTTTCAGAAGAGAAAAGGTTTAAACTGTTTGCCGTTTTGCTTAAGGCAATGGGTGAATTTTATGTTTGTGAGATTACAGACGCACTTTCAGAATCGCAGTACAACATTTCAAAGTACTTAAAAGAGTTAAAGAATGCAGGGCTCGTTAAGGATAAGCGCTTTGGAAAGGGTATCCTTTACTCGGTTGTTGAACCAGATTCTCAATTTATTAGAAGTTTGTATGATGCCATTAGTTCAATTGAAGATGATGAAATTAATCGGACTGTTGAACTTCTAAAGATGCGTGCTTCTGTGAGAGACGAAAATAAATGTATTTCAATCGTTCAAAAAGTCATAAACAAAAACAAAATAGAAAATGGGAGGTAAACTATGGAAGAAACAAAGAACGAAGTAAATAAGAACTGGAATCTTTTGCCATCATGTGGCAAGGAAGCCACAAATCTTGACATTATTTTTGCGTGTGATGGTGCAGCAAGTGTAGGACAGGTTGGAAATGAAGTAGCAAAAGACCTCACGAATAGAGGCGTTGGGGCAAGGATGTGCTGCACTGCAGCAGTTGGCGCAGGCTCTGAAGTGCATGTTAACATCGGGAAAAATGCAAAGAGGGTCATTGTAATTAATGGATGTGCAAACAAGTGCACATCGAAGATTATGGAGCAAAGAGGTATTA carries:
- a CDS encoding metalloregulator ArsR/SmtB family transcription factor: MSKYTNVMKALSEEKRFKLFAVLLKAMGEFYVCEITDALSESQYNISKYLKELKNAGLVKDKRFGKGILYSVVEPDSQFIRSLYDAISSIEDDEINRTVELLKMRASVRDENKCISIVQKVINKNKIENGR